In Zunongwangia sp. HGR-M22, the sequence ACAATATGGTGCTAGACCATTAAATCGTGCAATTCAGAAGTACATCGAAGATGCTTTAGCTGAAGAAATAATTAATTCTAAAATATCTGAAGGTGATGTAATCGAGATGGATTATAAAGAAGGCGATTCAGAATTGTCAATTAAAGTTCAAAAAGGTAAAGATAAAGAGGAATCTGAACCGAAAAAATAAAATAAAAATCTTTAATGATTAAAAAAGCCTCATGTTTCGTCATGAGGCTTTTTTATTGATCTGTAATGATTAATTCAAATGGTTATTTATTCGAAATAATGTTCTAATAGATTTTTTTAATCGCAGTAAAGGGGAATATATTTCAACATAAATAATCCTCAGAATTGATAAATTCTTCCAAAAATATTTTAGATTGTTTAATAAAAGGAGCCATCATAACGTCCTCCTTAACTATCGGAACTTCTTTTCTAAAATTGGTTAAAGTTTCTTGTATTTTTTCTGAAGAATTTAATTCTTTTCTAAAATGTAATGCTTGTGAAGCGTTGAAAAGCTCGATAGCCAATAAAGAATCTACATTTTCCATAACTTTGGTAAGTTTTGTAGCCGAATTAGCTCCCATACTTACATGATCTTCCTGTCCATTTGAAGAAACTATAGAATCTACAGAGGCTGGGGTACACAACTGCTTATTTTGGCTAACGATACTTGCCGCGGTATATTGTGGAATCATAAAACCACTATTTAAACCAGGATTCTTGACCAGAAAATTAGGTAAACCTCGCAAACCAGACACTAATTGATAAACCCTTCTTTCAGAAATATTACCAAGTTCGGCTATAGCTATCGCTAGATAGTCCATCGGTAAAGCCAAAGGCTGCCCATGGAAATTGCCTCCTGAAATAATTTTGTCTTCTTCTACAAAAACATTTGGATTATCGGTAACTGAATTAATCTCTGTTTTAACCGTTTTATGCACAAAATCTATAGTATCCTTTGTCGCCCCATGCACTTGTGGCACACATCTAAAGGAATAAGGATCCTGAACATTTTCTTTTTCTCGACTAGCTAATTGACTTCCTTGTAAAAACTCCCGAATTCTTTGTGCTGTTTTAATCTGACCTCTATGAGGTCTAACCAAATGAACCAACTCGTCGAAAGGAGATAGATTACAATCGAAAGCGTCCATCGATACTGCACTAATAAAATCGGCACAATAGGATAATTTATAAGCTTTTATCAAAGCATGGACAGCGTGAGCACTCATAAATTGTGTTCCGTTTAATAATGCTAAGCCTTCCTTAGATTGCAATTTTACTGGCTGCCAGCCATATCTATTTAAGATTGTAGCCCCACTAATTACATTTCCTTTATAGTACACTTCTCCTTCTCCAATAATAGGTAAAGCCAAATGTGCAAGCGGCGCCAAATCGCCAGAAGCTCCTAAAGAACCTTGCTCATAAATAACAGGTAAAATATCTTCGTTAAAAAAATCAATCAAGCGTTCTACGGTTTCTAAGGCAACGCCGGAGTTTCCATAGCTTAAGGATTGAATTTTTAACAGCAACATTAATTTAATAATTGGTTTTGCTATTTTTTCTCCTGTTCCGCAAGCGTGCGATTTCACTAAATTTTCCTGTAAAACTGTCAATTTTTCAGGAGTTATTTTTATGTTACATAAAGCACCAAAACCTGTATTGATGCCGTAAACGGGAACACTCCTTTCTTTTAATTTTTTGTCAAGATAATTTCTAGATTTTTTAATATTCAGTCTAGCTTCATCACTAAGTGCTAGTTTTTTGCTACTATCGATGATATCTCGAATATTTTCTAAATCTAAAATCTTTGAAGATATATAATGCGTATTTTCCATTTAATGGATTTGTTTTTTAATAGTATCAATTTGCTGTAGTATGCAAAATTCCATATTCAAAAAATTGAATCCAAATTTTAAAATTTTTAATGGGACTTTCAGTTTTAGACTCTCGTAAAGTCATTAAATGGTTTTGTATATTTCAAGCTTAATCGGCAAATAAAGATTGATATGCAGCTCCCATATTTTCAGCAATATCACCAGAAATAAGTGCCTGGTAAGATTTATTTTCAGCAACAATATCGCCGGATAGTCCATGAAGATACACCCCAAATATTGCCGCAGCTAAAGGTTCGTATTGTTGGGAAATTAACCCGGCTATAATTCCTGATAGTACATCACCACTACCTGCGGTGGCCATTCCCGGGTTTCCACTATTATTTATATAAATCTTCCCTTCTGCGCAAGTAAATGTATGAGATCCTTTTAGAACCAAAATTATATTATGTGTTTTGGTAAATGTTTCTATTTTCTCAAGCTTATCAAAATCATCCTCCCATTCCCCTATCAAACGCTCTAATTCCTTTGGATGCGGAGTCAAAACTGATTTTTTCGGAAGAAGATTTAGCAATTCTTTGTGCTCTGAAAGCATATTAAGCCCATCGGCATCAATTAGCATAGGTTTATCGATATCTTGAAGCAGCTTTTTAAAAGCTTCAACGGTTTCGGGATCTTTCCCTGCTCCCATTCCAAAGCAAATTATAGAAGGCTCCATACCATGATCGATATTGGTTAATTTTTCTTCGTTTTTATCTGTGATCACCATGGCTTCTGGCAAAGCAGTTTGTAAAACTATATATCCACATTTAGGTACAAAAGTACTAACCAATCCTGCTCCTGTTCTAAGTGCTGCAGTGGTACTTAATACAACACTCCCTATTTTACCATAGCTACCGCCAACTACAAGCGCGTGACCATAATTTCCTTTATGCGAATTTGTTTTACGAGGCTTATATAAAGCTCGAGCTTCGTGTTTGCTTATAAGATTAGCATTTGTTTTTTCAGAATTAAGAAATTCTCGGTCTAGGCCAATATCCAAAACCTGTAAATCCCCTATATAATCCATAGTTTGTGGTAAAAAGAAAACAAGTTTAGGTGTTTGAAAACTTATTGTGAAACTGGCTTTAATTAGTTGGTCTTCTTTCCCAGGAATTTTGTCTGAAAACAATCCAGAAGGCATATCGATAGCCAAAATAAAAGCTTTCGTTTTATTTATGTTTTTCACTAAATTAGCCACCCAACCTTCTAAAGGTCGATTGAGACCTATCCCGAAAATCGCATCGATAATAAAGTCGTTTGTATTCAATTCTGGGAAATCGCCCTCATCTTTTATATATTCTGGCCAATCGTTTGTAGTCTCTTTTAAACGATCATAATTCACTAAAAAATCATCAGATCTTTTATCGGTATAATTCACTACAAAAACTTTAACGTGGTAACCTTTTTCAATCAAAAGTCTGGCTATCACTAGTCCGTCTCCTCCGTTGTTGCCTACACCACAAAATATTTTTATGTTTATATCGGCATTTTGAAGTCGCTTATGTATTTCTTCAGTAGTTAAACTCGCTGCTCTTTCCATTAATTCCGTAGAAGTAATATTTTGGTTTTTAATGGTAATGTTGTCTGCTTTTTTTAGCTGCGCTGCAGAAAAGATCTTCATAAACGATGATATTTAAAGGTTTTTCTCAAATATAACACATAGTCTAAGTATAAAATAAGGTTTGACATTTCCTTCACAATTTCATGGAATCTATGGTCAGTTCAGGCTTAATTCTATAAATTTGCAAAAATTAAATAATTAAGATGAAAGAAGTAGCACTAGCTGAAAAACATAAAGCTCTTGGGGCAAAGATGGTTCCCTTTGCAGGTTATAATATGCCTGTTTCTTACGAAGGTGTAAACGCAGAACATCAAACTGTTCGTGAACATTTGGGAGTTTTTGATGTCTCGCATATGGGAGAGTTTTTAGTCACCGGCGAAAATGCTTTAGAACTTATTCAGTCAGTTACTTCTAACGATGCTGCAAAATTGGTAGATGGGCAAGCACAATATACCTGTATGCCCAATGAAGATGGTGGTATAGTGGACGATTTGATTATTTACAGATTTGATGCCGAAAAATTTTTGTTGGTAGTGAATGCTGCTAATATCGAGAAAGATTGGAATTGGATAAGTACGCACAATTCTATGGATGCGCATTTAACAGATTTAAGTGATGATATGTCTCTTCTAGCTATACAAGGACCAAAAGCTGCAGAAGCGATGCAATCGCTAACCAATGTAGACTTAAGTGCTATGAAGTTTTATACTTTTGAAGTGGCAACATTTGCAGGCATGGAAAAAGTAATTATTTCGGCTACAGGTTATACCGGTAGCGGCGGATTCGAGATTTATTTTAAAAACGAATGTGCTGAAGAAATCTGGAACAAAGTAATGGAAGCCGGTGCAGATTATGGTATTAAGCCAATAGGTCTTGCTGCTCGTGATACACTACGATTAGAAATGGGATTTTGTTTGTACGGGAATGATATCGACGATACAACTTCTCCTATTGAAGCAAAATTGGGTTGGATCACAAAATTCAATAAAGAGTTTGTAAATTCTGAAGCTTTAAAAAAGGAAAAGGAAGAAGGCGCTAAACGTAAACTTGTTGCGTTTGAACTTGATGAACGAGGCATCCCAAGACAGGGATATGAAATCGTGAATGAAGAAGGAGAAGTTATAGGAAATGTTACATCGGGTACCATGTCACCTTCGTTAGAGAAAGGTATTGGTTTAGGTTACGTAAAAACTGAATATGCAGGTTTTGGAAAGAAAATTAATATTCAGATACGTAAAAAAGCAATTCCAGCTACACAGGTGAAATTGCCCTTTTATAAAGGATAAATTTATTTGGAACGTATTTTAATTTTAGGAGCTAGCGGCTTTATTGGCAATGCCATATATAAAGAGCTACGCTCCTTTTTTGATACCCACGGAACATATTTTAGAGATAATCCCGGTTTAGAAAGTAACCATCAGTTTCATCAATACGATATGGAAACTGATAGTTTAGATCTTTTACTTTATAATCTTAAGCCAAGTATTATCATCTCTGCAGTTCGGGGTAGTTTTGCTATGCAACTGGCACTGCATTATTCTGCAATTAGTTATATTCTTACCAATCCTTGCAAGCTTATTTTTTTAAGTTCTGCCAATGTGTTTGATGCGTTTACCAACTATCCAAGCTACGAATATGATAAGACTTTATCCCAAAGTGTGTACGGTCGATTTAAGATTAAAATCGAAAATGCTTTACTTCGGCTTCCAAATGATAAATACAATATTTTAAGATTACCAATGGTTTTTGGGCAAGGCTCTCCAAGAATTAACGAGATAAAGGCTTTATTAGACTTAGGAGAAGCTATAGAAGTTTTTCCAAACGTGGTTATTAATGTTACCGAAATTAATAAAATTACGCAGCAAATTCATTACATCATAAATAGAAAGCAACAAGGAGTTTTACATCTTGGTAGTAGTGATTTGGTACATCAAAAAGATTTTATACAAGATGTTTGTGAAATTTTGGGTTATGAAAATCCGCTTTTTAAAAATGTATACGATAGCAACGAAGATCGATATTTAGCTGTTTTACCAAAAGACAACCTCTTACCGCCTAATCTTCAGATTAATGTACAGCAAGTAGTAGAAGCTACCATTAAAAAATAGGTTAATCTTATATTAAACCGGCGCTATCATCCTGTTTTCACTTTTAGTATTACTAAATTGAATAACATAATTTAAACATTACAATAATGGAAAAGCTAACCGAAGATCAAATTCATAAAAAACTAGAATCCTTACAGGGCTGGACGTACGCAAAAGATGCCATTCATACTTCTTTTCAGTTTGAAGATTTTAAAGATGCTTTTACAGTGATGACAAGAATCGCTTTTGAAGCTGAAGCTTTACAACATCATCCTAATTGGGCAAATTCTTTTAATGAATTAGAAATTTCACTTTCTACGCACGATGCGGGCGGCGTAACAGCTAAAGATTTTGAAATGGCAAAGGCAATAGAGGATATTGTAGAGGCTAAATAACTTTAAAAAACAGTTTAAAAAAGCAATATTTTAGAAAGCTCCTAATTTGAAATCATTTTAGGAGCTTTTTTTATATTTTTGCCCGGATTTCATTTTTATTATCATGGGAAGAGCATTTGAATTTAGAAAGGCACGTAAGATGAAACGTTGGTCGGCAATGGCCAAAGCCTTTACTCGTATAGGAAAAGATATTGTAATGGCCGTAAAAGAAGGCGGGCCAGATCCAGACGCTAACTCTAAGCTTAGAGCAGTTATACAAAACGCGAAGAGCGTTAACATGCCGAAGGACAATATAGAAAGAGCGATCAAGAGAGCATCAGATAAAAGCCAAGGGGATTATAAAATTGTTCTTTTCGAAGGTTATGCTCCACACGGGATTGCTATTTTGGTTGAAACCGCTACAGATAACAATAACCGAACTGTTGCTAATGTTCGATCGCATTTTAATAAATGTGATGGGAATTTGGGAACTTCAAGATCTGTAGAATTTATGTTCGATCACACCTGTAATTTCAGAATAAATGCTGAAGGACTTGATGTTGAAGAATTAGAGCTTGAATTTATTGACTACGGAGCTGAAGAAGTTTTTGAAGATGAAGATGGAATACACATCTACGCGCCTTTCGAAAATTTTGGAAGTATTCAGAAAGAATTAGAAAATCAAAATATAGAAATTATCTCTTCAGGATTTGAGCGAATTCCTCAGGTAACAAAACAATTAACACCAGAGCAAGCTGCAGATGTAGAGAAACTTTTAGAAAAATTAGAAGAAGATGATGATGTACAAAATGTATATCATACCATGGAAGAATCTTCTTCAGAAGAATAATATACTTCTTCGAAAAATTGTAAAAGTCTTGTTAGTTACTAATTAACAAGACTTTTTATTTATAGATCTCTATTTCTTTTTCTCAGCTTTATACATAAAATAATGGTCCAGTGAATATTTTCCTGCACCTGTATAAAATAGCAATAGATACGAAAGCAAATACAAAAACGGTAATTCTTGTTTTGCCATACCATCTGGCATATGTACAATTATTGCCGCAATGCCCATCGTAATAATAAGTGGTATCGTAGCTATTCTAGTGGCTAGTCCTAAAATAATCATCACAGAACATACAAATTCGGCTAAAACTGCAATTGTAAACGTTAAAGTTTGGCCGGCACCCAATGGATCTGCAAAAGTTATTTCATCCTCGGTAAAAAAAGTGATTAATTTCGGTATACCGTGGAAAAGCATCAATATCGACATACCAATTCTAAATATAAGTAATATAAAATCTAGTTTTGGAAGGTTTAAGCTGGTGGTGTAAGTGTTTTTCATAAAGTAGATGTTTTTTCTGATTTGATTTTGGAAATAACTTCTGATACTGTTTCAGGAATCTCTTTATTCACTTCTACCTTAATAGCATTTTTAGGTTCTTCTAAAGTTTCGAATTGAGATTTTAATAATTCGGGTTTAAAATAATGTCCCTTCCTAGCCATCATGCGTTTGTAAATAAGCTCATATTCTGCATATAAATAAACAAACACCACATATTCTTTTAAATTATGGGATAGTGCCGCTCTATATTTCTTTTTTAAAGCCGAACAAGCTAAAACAGCACCTTCATTATCCTTCCATTTCTCGATATTTTCAGCCAAAGATTTTAGCCAGGCTTTTCGATCTTCATCATTTAGGGCTATACCTTTTTTCATCTTTTCAATATTCGCTGCTGGATGATAATCGTCGGCATCAAAAAATGGAATCTCGAGCGTACTGGCGATTTCCCTGCCGATAGTTGTCTTTCCACTTCCAGAGACTCCCATTACAATATATACTTTCATATTTAATATGTGATTTCGAGAATTTCGAGTGTTCGTGTTTCGTTTCCTAATTTAAATTCTGTTGTATCTCCTATTTTTAAACCGGTCACCGCTCTAGCTATAGGTGCTACAAACGCAATTTTTTGTTTTTTTACATCAGCTTCATCCACTCCTACAATTTGAAATTCCTGAATACTTCCATTGGAATGATTTTTCAATTTTATTTTTGCTCCAAAACGTACTTCATCTTCAGGTTGTTGATTTGGATATATAATTCTAGCGGAAGCTCTACGCTCGGCCAATAATTTTAATTTACCATCGATAACTGCCTGCGCCCTGCGCTTTTCGGTCTCATTATCTTCAGGTAATTTTGTACGTTCTCGCTCTAAATCATGTTTTTCATTTTCTAAAGCTTCAAAACCTAATGGAGTAACATAATTAGTTGCTCCTACCGGTAATGCAGCTCTTGGTGGTATTACCGGAGCTTCTTCCTGATCTTCCTCTTTTACAAACCCTCTACTCATTTCATTTTCTTTTTCTAAATATAGAAGATACGAAATTTATCACAATTACTAATTCGTGCACTTATTTTTAAATCTGTTGTAAAAAAGAAGCTTAATTTTGCTGAAATTGATAGATTTCAAAATTCATGAAAAAATTACTTGTTATTGGATATGTTTGGCCAGAACCAACTTCGTCTGCGGCAGGAAGCCGAATGCTACAATTACTGAAGTTCTTTTTGGAAGAAAATTATCACATTACTTTTGCAACAACAGCCACAACTTCAAAATATGCTTTCCAATTAGAATTATTAGGTATTGAAACCGCTAAAATCGAATTAAACAATTCTAGCTTCGATAATTTTCTTTTAGCATTGGATCCTAAAATTGTACTTTTCGATCGGTTTATGATGGAAGAGCAGTATGGTTGGCGGGTGGATAATCATTGTCCAAATGCGCTTAAAATTTTAGATACAGAAGATTTACATTTTTTAAGAAACGCTCGAAAAAAGCATTTAAATTCTAATCTCACATTAGAAGGAATAATACTAAATTCTGATTTGGCAAAACGTGAAATTGCGTCTATTTATCGTTGTGATCTTAGTTTAATTATTTCAGAATTTGAAATGGAATTACTTAAAACTCTTTTTAAAATTCCAGTTGAAATTATACAATATCTCCCCTATTTATTATCTGAAGCAGAGATCAAAAAAGCAGATTCTTCGCCAATTTTTTCAGATCGTAAAGATTTTATGTTTATAGGTAATTTTCTACATGAACCTAATTGGGATACCGTACGCTATTTAAAACAGAGTATTTGGCCAAAAATTAGGAAAGTTTTATCAAACGCGCAATTAAACATATACGGAGCTTACCCAAGTGAAAAGGTTTTTAATCTTCAGAATAAAAAAGAAAGTTTTTTAGTTCATGGGCGCGCAGGAAGTGTTGACGAGGTCATGCAAAAGCATAGAATTCTGCTCGCTCCTATCCAATTTGGTGCCGGTCTTAAAGGTAAAATGATAGATGCTATGCAAAATGGTTTACCGTCAATTACAACGAAAATTGGTGCCGAGGGAATTTCAAAAAACAATGATTGGAATGGATTTATTTGCGACACTGAAGATGAAATTATCCAAAAATCAATTCAACTTTATACTGACCAAAAACTATGGTTGGAGAAACGGCAATACGCTGAATCTATTTTAAAAGATCGATTTTCAGCATCAAAGTATATTCCTTTTTTAAAAACACAAATCAATAATTTAGAGACAAATATAAACGATCATCGAAATAAAAACTTTACAGGTAAAATGCTGAAATTCCATAATAATAGAAGTACTTATTTTATGTCGAAATTTATCGAAGAAAAAGAAAAGAATAAAAAATCAGAAACAATTTAAGAATATCAAAAAAGCCGCTTGAAAATAATTTTTCAGCGGCTTTTTTTTGCAAAAGAACTAAAATCTAAACCATCTGAGTGGCAAAACCTTCACTAAAAAGTTTTTGATTTAAACTTCTAAGAGTATCAATTTTATTTTGAGTATCAACTAAAATCGAAATATTATTGCTACTTCCGCCATAGCTTATCATACGTACAGGGATATCATTTAGCAATTCAAACAATTTATAAGTAGATTTATCTTCGATCACAGATTCTCCAACAACACATATTATACTTTGATTACGATCTACGGTAATTTCACCATAGGCATTTAATTCTTCAAGAATTTGGTCTAGGTTACTCGTATTATCTATCGTTAGCGAAATAGCAATTTCAGAAGTAGTAATCATGTCGATAGATGTTTCGTAATTATCAAAAACATCAAAGATTTTACGAAGAAAACCATGCGCCATTAGCATTCTATTTGATTTTATTTTAATGGCGGTAATATCATCTTTTGCAGCAATGGCTTTTAATCCTTTACTTTTAATTTCTGAAGATATTCTTGTTCCTGTTTTCTCTGGTGTAAATGTATTTTTCAGAAAAATTGGGATTCCCTTACTAATTACCGGTGATACTGTTTGTGGATGAAGAATTTTTGCTCCAAAATAAGCTAACTCCGCGGCCTCTTCAAAAGTCAGTTCAGAAATTGGATGAGTTCCCTCTACATGGCGTGGATCGTTATTATGAAAACCATCAATATCGGTCCAAATCTGCACCTCTGTTGCCCGCACTGCAGCACCAAGTATAGTTGCGGTATAATCACTTCCACCCCTTTTTAAGGTGCTAATTTCGTTTCTCTTATTGATACAAACAAATCCCTGAGTAATATATAGATCGGCAGTTTGATTTGAAATGTAATCGTCCAAAAGTTTCCCAACCTTATCGGTATCTGGATTTTCGAGGTTATGAACTTCCATAAATTCTTTAGCATCCAACCATACGTTGTTTATACCTAAAGATGTGAAATATTGAGATACGATAAAAGTAAGCATGGTTTCTCCATAAGTTACTATTTCAGCATAAACAACCTCGGTATATTCCTTATTTGCAGAAAGTAATAAATCTTGTAAACGACCCGAAACAAAAGTTTTAGTTTGCTTATTTAAGGTTTCATCATTTATCAA encodes:
- a CDS encoding 4a-hydroxytetrahydrobiopterin dehydratase gives rise to the protein MEKLTEDQIHKKLESLQGWTYAKDAIHTSFQFEDFKDAFTVMTRIAFEAEALQHHPNWANSFNELEISLSTHDAGGVTAKDFEMAKAIEDIVEAK
- a CDS encoding gluconokinase, translating into MKVYIVMGVSGSGKTTIGREIASTLEIPFFDADDYHPAANIEKMKKGIALNDEDRKAWLKSLAENIEKWKDNEGAVLACSALKKKYRAALSHNLKEYVVFVYLYAEYELIYKRMMARKGHYFKPELLKSQFETLEEPKNAIKVEVNKEIPETVSEVISKIKSEKTSTL
- a CDS encoding NAD(P)H-hydrate dehydratase, whose protein sequence is MKIFSAAQLKKADNITIKNQNITSTELMERAASLTTEEIHKRLQNADINIKIFCGVGNNGGDGLVIARLLIEKGYHVKVFVVNYTDKRSDDFLVNYDRLKETTNDWPEYIKDEGDFPELNTNDFIIDAIFGIGLNRPLEGWVANLVKNINKTKAFILAIDMPSGLFSDKIPGKEDQLIKASFTISFQTPKLVFFLPQTMDYIGDLQVLDIGLDREFLNSEKTNANLISKHEARALYKPRKTNSHKGNYGHALVVGGSYGKIGSVVLSTTAALRTGAGLVSTFVPKCGYIVLQTALPEAMVITDKNEEKLTNIDHGMEPSIICFGMGAGKDPETVEAFKKLLQDIDKPMLIDADGLNMLSEHKELLNLLPKKSVLTPHPKELERLIGEWEDDFDKLEKIETFTKTHNIILVLKGSHTFTCAEGKIYINNSGNPGMATAGSGDVLSGIIAGLISQQYEPLAAAIFGVYLHGLSGDIVAENKSYQALISGDIAENMGAAYQSLFAD
- the gcvT gene encoding glycine cleavage system aminomethyltransferase GcvT codes for the protein MKEVALAEKHKALGAKMVPFAGYNMPVSYEGVNAEHQTVREHLGVFDVSHMGEFLVTGENALELIQSVTSNDAAKLVDGQAQYTCMPNEDGGIVDDLIIYRFDAEKFLLVVNAANIEKDWNWISTHNSMDAHLTDLSDDMSLLAIQGPKAAEAMQSLTNVDLSAMKFYTFEVATFAGMEKVIISATGYTGSGGFEIYFKNECAEEIWNKVMEAGADYGIKPIGLAARDTLRLEMGFCLYGNDIDDTTSPIEAKLGWITKFNKEFVNSEALKKEKEEGAKRKLVAFELDERGIPRQGYEIVNEEGEVIGNVTSGTMSPSLEKGIGLGYVKTEYAGFGKKINIQIRKKAIPATQVKLPFYKG
- a CDS encoding GreA/GreB family elongation factor, with protein sequence MSRGFVKEEDQEEAPVIPPRAALPVGATNYVTPLGFEALENEKHDLERERTKLPEDNETEKRRAQAVIDGKLKLLAERRASARIIYPNQQPEDEVRFGAKIKLKNHSNGSIQEFQIVGVDEADVKKQKIAFVAPIARAVTGLKIGDTTEFKLGNETRTLEILEITY
- a CDS encoding YebC/PmpR family DNA-binding transcriptional regulator — protein: MGRAFEFRKARKMKRWSAMAKAFTRIGKDIVMAVKEGGPDPDANSKLRAVIQNAKSVNMPKDNIERAIKRASDKSQGDYKIVLFEGYAPHGIAILVETATDNNNRTVANVRSHFNKCDGNLGTSRSVEFMFDHTCNFRINAEGLDVEELELEFIDYGAEEVFEDEDGIHIYAPFENFGSIQKELENQNIEIISSGFERIPQVTKQLTPEQAADVEKLLEKLEEDDDVQNVYHTMEESSSEE
- a CDS encoding glycosyltransferase; translated protein: MKKLLVIGYVWPEPTSSAAGSRMLQLLKFFLEENYHITFATTATTSKYAFQLELLGIETAKIELNNSSFDNFLLALDPKIVLFDRFMMEEQYGWRVDNHCPNALKILDTEDLHFLRNARKKHLNSNLTLEGIILNSDLAKREIASIYRCDLSLIISEFEMELLKTLFKIPVEIIQYLPYLLSEAEIKKADSSPIFSDRKDFMFIGNFLHEPNWDTVRYLKQSIWPKIRKVLSNAQLNIYGAYPSEKVFNLQNKKESFLVHGRAGSVDEVMQKHRILLAPIQFGAGLKGKMIDAMQNGLPSITTKIGAEGISKNNDWNGFICDTEDEIIQKSIQLYTDQKLWLEKRQYAESILKDRFSASKYIPFLKTQINNLETNINDHRNKNFTGKMLKFHNNRSTYFMSKFIEEKEKNKKSETI
- a CDS encoding aspartate kinase produces the protein MKVLKFGGTSVGTPQSIQNVKNIALGEEGRKILVLSAMSGVTNELVEISNLVQANKTEEVQDIVDKLKDRHFSAIDQLINDETLNKQTKTFVSGRLQDLLLSANKEYTEVVYAEIVTYGETMLTFIVSQYFTSLGINNVWLDAKEFMEVHNLENPDTDKVGKLLDDYISNQTADLYITQGFVCINKRNEISTLKRGGSDYTATILGAAVRATEVQIWTDIDGFHNNDPRHVEGTHPISELTFEEAAELAYFGAKILHPQTVSPVISKGIPIFLKNTFTPEKTGTRISSEIKSKGLKAIAAKDDITAIKIKSNRMLMAHGFLRKIFDVFDNYETSIDMITTSEIAISLTIDNTSNLDQILEELNAYGEITVDRNQSIICVVGESVIEDKSTYKLFELLNDIPVRMISYGGSSNNISILVDTQNKIDTLRSLNQKLFSEGFATQMV
- the hutH gene encoding histidine ammonia-lyase, producing the protein MENTHYISSKILDLENIRDIIDSSKKLALSDEARLNIKKSRNYLDKKLKERSVPVYGINTGFGALCNIKITPEKLTVLQENLVKSHACGTGEKIAKPIIKLMLLLKIQSLSYGNSGVALETVERLIDFFNEDILPVIYEQGSLGASGDLAPLAHLALPIIGEGEVYYKGNVISGATILNRYGWQPVKLQSKEGLALLNGTQFMSAHAVHALIKAYKLSYCADFISAVSMDAFDCNLSPFDELVHLVRPHRGQIKTAQRIREFLQGSQLASREKENVQDPYSFRCVPQVHGATKDTIDFVHKTVKTEINSVTDNPNVFVEEDKIISGGNFHGQPLALPMDYLAIAIAELGNISERRVYQLVSGLRGLPNFLVKNPGLNSGFMIPQYTAASIVSQNKQLCTPASVDSIVSSNGQEDHVSMGANSATKLTKVMENVDSLLAIELFNASQALHFRKELNSSEKIQETLTNFRKEVPIVKEDVMMAPFIKQSKIFLEEFINSEDYLC
- a CDS encoding sugar nucleotide-binding protein codes for the protein MERILILGASGFIGNAIYKELRSFFDTHGTYFRDNPGLESNHQFHQYDMETDSLDLLLYNLKPSIIISAVRGSFAMQLALHYSAISYILTNPCKLIFLSSANVFDAFTNYPSYEYDKTLSQSVYGRFKIKIENALLRLPNDKYNILRLPMVFGQGSPRINEIKALLDLGEAIEVFPNVVINVTEINKITQQIHYIINRKQQGVLHLGSSDLVHQKDFIQDVCEILGYENPLFKNVYDSNEDRYLAVLPKDNLLPPNLQINVQQVVEATIKK
- a CDS encoding DoxX family protein; the protein is MKNTYTTSLNLPKLDFILLIFRIGMSILMLFHGIPKLITFFTEDEITFADPLGAGQTLTFTIAVLAEFVCSVMIILGLATRIATIPLIITMGIAAIIVHMPDGMAKQELPFLYLLSYLLLFYTGAGKYSLDHYFMYKAEKKK